CAACTAATGAGAAGTATtaacctttttttattttttttttgataatatgcATTTTCAGATTTGTTTCAATGacatattctatttttttaaaaagtaaagtGCATCCTCAGATTTGTTTCAATCGTGTATTCTTCACTTTCTTAACCAATGGAATATGTTTTCTGCAGGAAGAAAGAGAAGCTGCAATAAGGCAGCTCCGGAAGAGCCTGAACTTTAAAGCAACACCCATGCCTTCTTTCTATCATGAAGTTTCAAGAGCCGCTGATGGGAAAAAGGTCTTTTGTTGCATTCATGGAAAATAGATGCTCCTTAATAATGCACAGCTgttaattctctctctctctctctctccaaattTACAGACTGTTGCAGCACCAGCAAAATCTTTGAAGCTGCGAAGCAAGCATACAAATCCTGGCAGCAAAACATCATCTCAAGAGAGATCTTCAGCATTTGTTAAGGTAGCAAATCAAGAAGGCCCCTCCACAGTTGACTGTTCTACAGCCTTCGAAGGTGATACTGGCCCTTTGGTTCCACCAAAGCAACCAAATAGTGCGGATGAAACTCAGGCACTACAATCTACTAAGAACACTGAGgcaaggaaggaggagaagaccaAGCCTAATCTACAGAAAGGAGATGGCAGTGATAACAAAGGGGAGAAGGTTAGTAGGGTGACGAGGAGTGGGGTGGGGAAGGTGATGAAGGGTATAGTTGGTGGAAGTGTGGCAGTCCATGTTGCCTCTtgagatttgtgatcatcaaTCATTTTTTCAATTCATTCAGTGTATTTAATAAAGAGAAGGGCTTGAGGAAAGCTTCCTGTCATCTTTTCTATTAAGAGACTCGAATTAGTAATCTCATTGTTAATAATTATCACTTCCCTGCTAACTGATATGTTGGAGCAATTTAGTCTCCTTTCCTGGACTTCTGGAACAGACAGCAAGGTGTTGAGCAATAGCCTCATTAAGGTATGCCGCTCGTAGATCACATTCGGGTTATTTGCACTCATTTGTGGCATCGtgtaaaaaagggaaaaaaaaactcTTACCTACATTGCTAAAAAAAATTCCTTGCTATTATTGTGTTGATGTGTAAGTAAATTGCTTCCAGAAGGCCGTCTTAAGTGGTATTTTGTGTGACTCGCATGTTTTATTGGGATCATTACGTTCTTAACCTTTGATGGCTAATCCTCCATCTCTGATTCCAATACCCAGTTAAAGCATATAGCTTTTGGTGAGTGCAACCGATTACTGGAAGCAATTTaaggataatttttataattCTACTGGCAGGACGATGCAGTGAAGAAATTGAAGTGTCCTACTATTTGACAAACATTACTAAAGAAAGGTCTTAAACATTGAACGTTATCATCTGAACCACCCAGAATTTCAATAATTGAATCAAGGAAGTCTAATGTAATGATTTAATATCCATCTGATTTAATGATGAAACTATCAAAACTGCGTTTCACCGATTGATGAGCTTGCCATGAACCTCATGCTACCTGATGTTCTGCTGGCTCCCAGTCCAAATGACAACTCCAAATAAAACAACGCTTTGCCTAGTCTGTCACGGTGGGACCGGATCACTGATTGGTGTCAGCTTTAGAATTTGGACTAGGCTTCTTACATATCTAGTTGATCAGGAACGCTTATAATTGTCCAGATATATTGGCTGAGCAACAGTTATCCAGTTCACGttaagatcaaaataaaattaatttatgaagatAAAATTCCTCCTATATTTACAGAAAATTTGTAGGAGATTATATTTAGAATTATTATTGTTGCATCAAAGCTTCAGAGGCATTAATGTGGCTGAAGATGGAGGATGATCTGGATGTCGGGGCATCGGACGGACCTGCAAAAAATGCTTGTTGGCACCGGATGTGGGGCCTTTGATGGTGGATTAAGTCAGTCAGAACTTGAGCATaagtagagagagagagtaggAGCTATGATGACTTGGGTTGGCTTATCGAGCTTTTTTTTCAAGATCTTTTTATAATCTTTTCATATAGAAAGGTCCCAGAATTTGTTATGCTTAGGTTGTAGGCTATCAAATCGGAGCCTATAAGTGATTAGTCATGAGTTTTTGTTATACCCACGTGATCATATTCcgagagtttgttagaagattccAATAAATTGTCTACGTGTTCTGATGAATCGGTGGATTAGCGCTGGCATGTGGCAGAGGCATCGTTCTGATCATATTCATGTTAGCATAGACTGCAGGATTTTGCTTTTAGTGATTGGTAGAATCTCAATCTGGAGATCGGCTAAGAGTTGACTTGGAGGTTGGTGAGCATCCGAGCAGATGTGGTCATTTCGTTTTAGTTTTCTTTGATAGATTCGATGGTGTCTGCTCTCTTCAGCCGGGGATTGTTCTCGTCGGTCGGGCATTTCAGAGGGTGAGCTCCGAGATCTATGATTGAGGTGGCACGACCCcacaataattatatttttataaaaatatgaatataatgtCACTAAATAAGATCTTTTAATAATTTTGAGATGAGAAGAAATCTCAAGGCTTATGAAAACCAAAAGGAAGAACTTAATAATCCTTAACTGGGTTATTTTAGTACAATTTTAGGTAATCAGTGGCCATTAGTAGCACCAttataatagaaaaataatatataatgatGGAAAACTGATAGTATTAGTTGACAAAATCATTTTTTTACAAATAATTACTTTAGAAAATATTTTGGAGGCTCATTTCATGTACATGAAAAGTTCTCTGGGCCGACATTTGCTGATTAGGCTACTCAACACTGAATTGGTTGTTTTGTATTTGGCCTCATGGTTTAAAAGTtacaaaactattttattttctttcatgtcTCTAGAAAAGacgcatccttttttttttttcctttttcttttcttcctttggacAGTGACGAATTtgctactcttttttttttttacattacaAAAATTCCTTCTTTTCATGCACACGCTAAATACGAGCTCATATACCACCACAATGCCCATCTTAACTTCTCAATCCCCATAGACTCCATCGTAGAGAGTCTTGATCCCCAATTGAGAAATAAATATAATTTCTCTCCGCACATAAATGAAGTCGGTAGACCAGGCAATCCCCAGAGCGCCGATCCTCCGTGTTGCACCGCGGGGTGCGGTGCATCGCGAAGGATGGACGGCCAGCAAACAATACGAGCGAGTTGTTTGATGGCCGTCCATCGCAGGATGGACGGCCAGCGTGCACCGATCGTTTCCAACTTTAGAGCTTTTTAATTATTACTCGACCTCGACTCCCAAGCCCGCTCCGGTTTTGTCTTAATAACCCTCCAAAACCCTAACTCCCCAACATCACTCGCCATGACGCTGCTCGATTCCATCACCCGGGCCGCGGCGGAGGCGGAATCCGGCGGGAACCTCTCCCCCATCTCAAAGTTTCCCGTCGTCCTCAACGCCGATGACATCTTCCCCCAGTTGAAGCCCGATTCCGAAGCCCCCGACGGCGCCTCCCTCGTCAAGCGCGTCTCCGGGTGGAAGATCTCCGAGACCGACGCCGAGATCGCTGAATTAGCTGCCGGTTTTGCTAAAACCCTCAGGCGCAAGCTTAAGAAAACCAGATCCTTTGATCAAGGCAAGTTCTTGGACCTTCTGAATTCGTTCCTGAGGAACAACGCCGAAAAGATCGGACTTTCCCTTAGTTCCGATCCATCGGACGCTTCTGGTCCCGACTTCACGCGCGCGGCGATTGAAAAGTTGGGGTTTTTGATCGGCCGCGAGGTCGCAGCGTTGATCGCGGAGGGCTGCGTCGTTCTAGAGCTGTGGGAAGTTCTTGAAAGCCTAATTCTCCAGGGCCTCGTTGGGCATCTCAACTCCATAAATCTCGTAGAGAAGCTTATGGAGAAGAGCCGATCGGAGTTGCTTTGTCTCTTCGTCAAGCATGTTCCGGACCTTCGATCCTCGGAGCTTCTCTCCGTGCTTAAATACTTCTTATCCCCTACTGAGGTGTCTTATCGTAGCATGATTAGGGTTCGGAAACAGTGGGAAAAACAAGGTCTTCTAGCTATCGAGAAGGCTGCCCAGAAGGGTATACCTAAGAAGGTATCGAATGTAGCCAAGGAAGCTTCGATTCTTCTAATGGTGGCTTATGATGGTTTCTCTTCATCGGAGCTTTGCCTGCATTATGTGTTTGGATCGTCAAATTTAGATGGTCTCATGCTGTCTTCGGCAATTTCGAAACTTGATGGGTCGGAGGTGCTGTGTTTGATTCGGTACTTTGTGAAGTGGTTGGAGAAGTACCAGAGGTTTCCGGAAGCAGGGCCTTGCCCCTCGGCAGGGAAGGTGTTGGGACTGAAGGCATGTGAGAGTGTTCCTTCGTTGGAATCAGTTCTCAGAGGATTGGAGTTGGTTTTGGATGAGCATTTCTTGTACTTGGTGTTGAATTCGGAGTTCCATGATGAGATGAGAGTGGCAGAGAAAGTTATCAATTCTTTGGCTTCGGAAGCTGACTTGTGTTTTCCAGTGGATGATATAATCAAGTATTTGCAAGAAGTGAAAAGGAATGAAGATTTGTAGAATGAGCTCCTTCTGTGTCCACATATATATGAGGTGAGACAAATTGGAGGTTTTTTGGCTGAGTTTGTTTTGTGCTGTTAAATGACTGATAATTACAATCATCTTTAGA
This genomic window from Elaeis guineensis isolate ETL-2024a chromosome 13, EG11, whole genome shotgun sequence contains:
- the LOC105032959 gene encoding uncharacterized protein, with amino-acid sequence MTLLDSITRAAAEAESGGNLSPISKFPVVLNADDIFPQLKPDSEAPDGASLVKRVSGWKISETDAEIAELAAGFAKTLRRKLKKTRSFDQGKFLDLLNSFLRNNAEKIGLSLSSDPSDASGPDFTRAAIEKLGFLIGREVAALIAEGCVVLELWEVLESLILQGLVGHLNSINLVEKLMEKSRSELLCLFVKHVPDLRSSELLSVLKYFLSPTEVSYRSMIRVRKQWEKQGLLAIEKAAQKGIPKKVSNVAKEASILLMVAYDGFSSSELCLHYVFGSSNLDGLMLSSAISKLDGSEVLCLIRYFVKWLEKYQRFPEAGPCPSAGKVLGLKACESVPSLESVLRGLELVLDEHFLYLVLNSEFHDEMRVAEKVINSLASEADLCFPVDDIIKYLQEVKRNEDL